The following are encoded together in the Pseudidiomarina andamanensis genome:
- a CDS encoding type IV pilus secretin PilQ — protein MKHLIRTLCLLLLMPLAVSANELLRVEQIALNKDRFNLEAHFSKRVESPVVTRSSNKNLHEFLLLGTSANMPNGRLDLPNHPLLDYVEVEQQREDLMLRVYTKKPLENLMSRFGEVMVLVFVAPKDGSEPAQSTATPAADKPAASKPAPAKPAPAKPAKPEPEKAVESKPAPAKTAPVKAETSKPAEKPRAEVRTDSKQVPEKAAVTNINFFRLPNDVGQVSIALNKDNVEHEARMRGNELELVLYDTELPEDLLYVLDVSQFATPVAYVETFRDGRHSRIKIVGKRKFKHQLEQIDGYLRLNLAEAPQVDAQEATAKSSQKPISLNFQDVPVRQLLQILADENNLNLVASESVQGNITLRLENVPWERALETILRVKGLDKRYDENILIVAPAAELAQREAEQLESQQRMQELAPLESSYIQINYAKAEEIAQILRTDSSDLLSTRGAVTVDERTNTLLVRDTPEQIDTVKAMVAVLDVPVKQVIIEARMVTVRDNISDELGIRWGITEPALDTSVPPPWGTGTNVTGDFNVNLPIASPAATIGFQVAKLADGRLLDLELSALERENKGEIIASPRITTANQKEAYIEQGTEIPYVESASSGATSVQFKKAVLGLTVTPQITPDNRVILDLVITQNTRGETVSTPTGPAVSIDTQEISTQVLVENGETIVLGGIYQQQILNDISKVPLLGDIPYVGVLFRTDSQVNEKRELLIFVTPRIVTNTP, from the coding sequence ATGAAGCACTTAATCCGTACCTTATGTCTACTGCTGTTGATGCCCCTTGCGGTGTCGGCCAATGAGCTCTTACGGGTTGAGCAGATTGCGCTAAATAAAGATCGATTTAATCTTGAAGCGCACTTTTCAAAACGTGTCGAGTCGCCTGTTGTTACCCGTAGCAGTAATAAGAATCTTCATGAGTTTTTATTACTTGGTACTAGCGCCAACATGCCTAATGGCCGTTTAGACCTGCCCAATCACCCGTTACTTGACTATGTCGAGGTTGAACAACAACGCGAAGACCTTATGCTGCGCGTTTATACCAAAAAGCCACTCGAAAACCTGATGAGTCGCTTTGGCGAAGTGATGGTTTTAGTGTTTGTCGCACCGAAAGACGGTAGTGAACCAGCTCAATCGACAGCTACTCCGGCTGCTGATAAGCCTGCTGCAAGCAAGCCAGCTCCTGCGAAGCCTGCGCCTGCCAAGCCCGCGAAACCAGAACCAGAGAAAGCTGTTGAAAGTAAGCCTGCACCGGCGAAAACAGCACCAGTGAAAGCGGAAACAAGTAAGCCCGCTGAGAAACCACGTGCTGAGGTTCGTACCGATAGCAAGCAAGTACCTGAAAAAGCAGCGGTAACCAACATCAATTTCTTCCGCTTACCGAACGATGTGGGGCAAGTGAGTATTGCCTTAAACAAAGACAATGTTGAACACGAAGCACGTATGCGCGGTAACGAGCTTGAGTTAGTTCTTTACGATACCGAGTTACCAGAAGACCTTTTATATGTGCTTGATGTGAGCCAATTTGCAACGCCCGTGGCTTATGTTGAAACCTTCCGTGATGGTCGTCATAGTCGCATTAAAATTGTTGGTAAGCGTAAATTTAAACATCAACTTGAGCAAATTGATGGTTACTTACGTTTAAACCTTGCCGAAGCGCCACAAGTGGATGCGCAAGAAGCCACCGCAAAATCAAGTCAAAAACCAATCTCGCTGAACTTCCAAGACGTTCCAGTACGTCAGTTATTACAAATTTTAGCTGACGAGAATAACTTGAACTTGGTTGCGAGTGAATCAGTGCAAGGTAACATCACGTTACGCTTAGAGAACGTGCCTTGGGAACGTGCACTTGAAACAATTCTACGCGTGAAAGGCCTCGACAAGCGTTATGACGAGAACATTCTGATTGTTGCTCCAGCTGCAGAACTTGCACAACGCGAAGCCGAACAACTAGAAAGCCAGCAACGCATGCAAGAACTCGCACCACTAGAGAGTTCTTACATTCAAATTAACTATGCAAAAGCCGAAGAGATTGCGCAGATTCTGCGTACTGACAGCTCAGATCTGCTGTCAACACGCGGCGCAGTGACTGTTGATGAGCGTACGAACACCTTATTAGTGCGCGATACGCCAGAACAGATTGATACGGTGAAAGCGATGGTTGCAGTGCTTGATGTGCCTGTGAAGCAAGTCATTATTGAAGCTCGCATGGTCACCGTACGAGATAATATTAGTGATGAGCTTGGTATTCGTTGGGGAATTACCGAACCTGCATTAGATACTTCAGTGCCACCACCGTGGGGTACTGGTACCAACGTTACTGGCGATTTCAATGTGAACTTACCAATCGCTTCACCGGCAGCCACTATTGGTTTCCAGGTTGCGAAGCTCGCAGACGGCCGATTACTTGACCTTGAATTGTCAGCTCTTGAGCGTGAGAACAAAGGTGAGATTATTGCTAGCCCGCGTATCACTACGGCTAACCAGAAAGAAGCCTACATTGAACAAGGTACTGAAATTCCATACGTTGAGAGTGCTTCTTCAGGTGCAACGTCTGTTCAGTTCAAAAAGGCCGTGTTGGGCTTGACTGTGACGCCGCAAATCACGCCTGATAATCGTGTGATACTTGATTTAGTGATTACCCAAAATACGCGTGGTGAAACGGTAAGCACGCCAACCGGTCCTGCGGTATCCATTGATACGCAAGAGATCAGCACGCAGGTGTTGGTTGAGAACGGTGAAACGATTGTATTGGGTGGTATTTATCAGCAACAAATCTTGAACGATATTTCAAAAGTACCGTTGCTGGGTGATATTCCTTACGTTGGTGTGTTGTTCCGTACCGACAGCCAAGTTAACGAAAAGCGTGAATTGTTAATTTTCGTCACGCCTCGAATTGTAACGAATACGCCGTAA
- the aroK gene encoding shikimate kinase AroK: protein MAEKRNIFLVGPMGAGKSTIGRQLARQLHLEFFDSDTEIERRTGADIAWVFELEGEDGFRLREEKVIEELTENTGIVLATGGGSILSKESRNRLSARGVVVYLQTTIEKQLARTQRDKRRPLIAEADNPREVLENLAELRNPLYEEIADIVVRTDEQSTKVVIDQIIEKVGL from the coding sequence ATGGCTGAAAAACGTAACATTTTCTTAGTGGGCCCTATGGGCGCTGGTAAAAGCACAATTGGGCGACAACTAGCCCGACAACTCCATCTCGAATTTTTTGATTCTGACACCGAAATCGAACGTCGTACCGGCGCCGATATCGCTTGGGTGTTTGAGTTAGAAGGCGAAGATGGCTTTCGCTTACGCGAAGAAAAAGTTATCGAAGAACTCACAGAGAACACCGGTATCGTGCTCGCGACTGGTGGCGGCTCTATCTTAAGCAAAGAAAGCCGTAACCGACTTTCAGCTCGAGGCGTGGTGGTGTATCTGCAAACGACTATTGAGAAGCAGCTCGCCCGTACACAACGCGACAAACGCCGCCCATTGATTGCTGAGGCAGATAATCCGCGTGAAGTGCTCGAGAACCTCGCTGAATTACGGAATCCGCTGTATGAAGAAATTGCTGACATTGTTGTGCGTACAGACGAACAAAGCACCAAGGTTGTGATTGATCAAATTATCGAAAAAGTAGGTTTATAA
- the pilM gene encoding type IV pilus biogenesis protein PilM, with product MGLFGLGKKPGLGIDIASDAVKAIELVPSGDTYDITHVAEVSLPKNLITDDEISDIEKLAKMITQVRKRMGSTRVAVAAVSGTQAISKQVPMSLDLDDEAIAEKIESEAEALIPFPINEVRYDFESLGEHQTMPGQQRVLVTATRTISVDSRVQALEGAGYKVAIMDVDNQAITRACSHLLPHMHPEVLESKLPYLILDISTSAIQIIVVHQGEVAFQRPQSGGLTPLLSALDEDGSIDHGEIMAKLRSGDIDDFPTLIIQDFLSNLWNQVSRNVQIYQSNAADKGFAAILLINTGAMLPMITEALSEQVEYPVHALNPFEHFILPSKFSHLQNHGPRFVESIGLALRSFATWHM from the coding sequence ATGGGGCTATTTGGTCTGGGAAAAAAGCCAGGTCTGGGAATTGATATCGCTTCGGATGCAGTAAAGGCAATTGAACTCGTGCCTAGCGGCGATACTTACGACATTACACATGTTGCAGAAGTATCACTTCCAAAGAATTTAATTACAGACGACGAAATTTCGGATATCGAGAAGCTTGCTAAGATGATTACGCAGGTGCGTAAGCGTATGGGCAGCACGCGTGTCGCTGTGGCCGCCGTATCAGGTACGCAAGCAATATCGAAGCAGGTGCCGATGAGTCTCGATTTAGATGATGAAGCCATTGCTGAGAAAATTGAAAGTGAGGCTGAAGCGCTTATCCCGTTCCCCATTAACGAAGTGCGTTACGATTTCGAAAGCCTTGGTGAGCATCAAACCATGCCAGGGCAGCAACGCGTTCTCGTTACTGCAACCCGAACCATCAGTGTCGACAGCCGCGTTCAAGCGCTTGAAGGCGCAGGCTACAAAGTTGCCATTATGGATGTCGACAACCAAGCCATCACTCGCGCTTGCAGTCATTTATTACCGCACATGCACCCTGAGGTGCTTGAGAGCAAGTTGCCGTATTTGATACTCGATATCAGCACCAGCGCCATTCAAATTATTGTTGTCCATCAAGGTGAGGTTGCGTTTCAACGCCCACAATCTGGTGGTTTAACACCGTTACTGAGTGCGCTTGACGAAGACGGTAGCATCGACCATGGCGAGATTATGGCGAAGCTCCGCTCTGGTGATATTGACGATTTTCCAACGCTGATTATTCAAGACTTCTTGAGTAACCTGTGGAACCAAGTTAGCCGTAACGTTCAGATATATCAAAGCAATGCTGCTGACAAAGGCTTTGCCGCTATCTTGTTGATAAACACTGGCGCCATGCTGCCGATGATTACCGAAGCCTTGAGCGAACAAGTTGAGTACCCTGTACATGCACTAAACCCCTTTGAGCATTTTATTTTGCCAAGTAAGTTTTCGCATTTACAAAATCACGGGCCACGTTTCGTTGAATCGATTGGCCTTGCGCTACGGAGTTTTGCAACATGGCACATGTAA
- a CDS encoding pilus assembly protein PilP, which translates to MMKKLVVSLAAFGLLAGCAPTGHQDLEQFTAEVQQNAKPGISPPPELPELERIQYTGADIRNPFQPTPLRDNTAQAAGQNCPQPTLGSPKGGLEGVALDQLALSGTMRSGNGQLLALLVSNEGKLFRVQRGDFIGLDNGRITAITPQQISIREWLATGDGCWQQRDVSLTLLNSQRSSN; encoded by the coding sequence ATGATGAAAAAATTAGTGGTGTCGCTGGCTGCGTTTGGTTTATTAGCAGGCTGCGCACCAACTGGGCATCAAGATCTAGAGCAGTTTACTGCCGAGGTTCAGCAAAATGCAAAACCAGGTATTAGCCCACCTCCTGAATTGCCGGAGCTCGAGCGCATTCAATATACTGGCGCAGATATTCGCAACCCGTTCCAGCCTACCCCGTTGCGCGATAACACAGCACAAGCTGCTGGTCAGAACTGTCCGCAACCGACACTAGGCTCACCGAAAGGCGGCTTAGAGGGTGTTGCGTTAGACCAGTTAGCGTTGAGTGGCACCATGCGTTCTGGCAACGGCCAATTACTCGCCCTGTTGGTCTCGAACGAGGGTAAATTATTCCGCGTACAACGTGGTGATTTTATTGGTCTTGATAACGGCCGCATCACTGCAATTACTCCACAACAAATTTCGATTCGTGAATGGTTAGCAACTGGCGATGGTTGCTGGCAACAACGCGACGTATCGTTAACCTTGCTGAACTCGCAAAGGAGCTCGAACTAA
- the pilO gene encoding type IV pilus inner membrane component PilO, which produces MSMDSLRELDINELPFWPRPFRIAILVIIAIAVLGLSYHFILADEWASYKREVAKESQLKLDYQTKYQTAVNLPLYRKQLEQLNSDLETLLAMLPNDDETPKLLDDISLIGTKSGLRFDRIEWLMPQPREFYTALPMRIELKGAYHQIGDFVGQMSSLDRIISVKDFKMQLQDEEGTLSLSVNAETYRQQTLRAQP; this is translated from the coding sequence ATGAGTATGGATAGCCTACGTGAACTCGATATTAACGAATTGCCATTCTGGCCACGCCCATTCCGAATTGCCATTTTAGTGATTATTGCAATTGCGGTACTTGGTCTTAGCTATCATTTTATTTTAGCCGACGAATGGGCTAGCTATAAACGCGAAGTCGCAAAAGAATCGCAATTAAAACTAGATTACCAAACCAAGTATCAAACAGCGGTTAATCTACCGTTGTATCGGAAACAGCTTGAGCAGCTAAACAGCGATCTTGAAACGCTATTAGCAATGTTACCGAACGATGATGAAACGCCAAAATTGTTAGATGACATTAGTTTAATTGGTACCAAAAGTGGCTTGCGATTTGATCGTATTGAATGGCTGATGCCACAACCACGCGAGTTTTATACAGCACTGCCAATGCGAATTGAACTCAAAGGTGCTTATCATCAAATTGGTGATTTTGTCGGACAGATGTCGAGCCTTGATCGCATCATTAGTGTGAAAGATTTCAAAATGCAGTTACAAGACGAAGAAGGCACTTTGAGCCTGTCGGTTAATGCCGAGACTTATCGTCAACAAACGTTGAGGGCGCAACCATGA
- a CDS encoding penicillin-binding protein 1A — protein MKIFKWVLGVGVALAILGSIAVAGLYFYWEDDLPSVAELKEVRLQTPMQVYSSDGEMIAQFGEIRRIPLKLEDIPQPLINAFLATEDQRFYDHFGIDPIGVARAFALLISTGEIQGGGSTITQQLARNFYLSFEQTWTRKIKEAFISLRMEKELSKDEILELYLNKITFGHRAHGVGAAAQVYYGKDVQDLTLAQMAMIAGLPKAPSTMNPISNPERARERRAVVLGRMLDENVITEADYEAALAEPIDTRLHGAEVTMSAPYLAEMVRADMVARYGEDAAYNSGFKVYTTVNAKQQRAAQRAVQLNLHGYDERHGYRGAEQVLWQPNEDAWEIDAIREFLRNQESIGLTVPAVVLSVSEQSAQVLTASGEPRELPWSGLAWARPYMHADRQGPAPQVAADVLAPGELIRIRGTEQGLRLAQIPEPSGAIISLRPQDGSIAAAVGGYSFAISQYNRAIQAERQAGSNIKPFIYSAALENGFTLATLVNDAPINQWNPGSGIAWRPRNSPDVYEGPIRVRQALAKSKNVVSVRLMRSMGIDTTVEYLTRFGFAIDELPRNESLSLGSASMTPLEVARGYAVFANGGYLVNPYFIERIVDNNDEVVYTARPAVACVLCEEETREVVQAPQVISEQNAYLVTEAMNSAVWGGGSWQHRTGWNGTAWRIQRSKPIVDLAGRNIVGKTGTTNDVKDTWFSGFVSGLVTTAWVGFDNLERALGSTTMNENLDSNEQPISGTEAGAKTALPMWIDYMETALEDATIEPFQVPPGLVMARIDLATGKLSRKNDYTTRFEYFLPGTAPTEYADAKSSSKNIFSDDDSIF, from the coding sequence TTGAAGATTTTTAAGTGGGTGCTTGGCGTCGGAGTGGCGCTGGCTATTTTGGGTTCCATAGCCGTAGCTGGTTTGTACTTCTACTGGGAAGACGACTTACCGAGTGTGGCTGAACTCAAAGAAGTACGCTTGCAAACACCAATGCAGGTTTATTCATCCGACGGCGAAATGATTGCGCAGTTCGGCGAAATTCGTCGAATTCCTCTCAAATTAGAAGATATTCCTCAACCACTTATCAATGCTTTTCTCGCTACCGAAGATCAACGCTTTTACGATCACTTCGGTATTGATCCTATCGGGGTTGCGCGCGCTTTCGCTCTACTAATTAGTACAGGTGAAATACAAGGTGGCGGTAGTACCATCACGCAGCAGTTAGCGCGAAATTTTTATTTGAGCTTTGAGCAAACCTGGACGCGAAAAATAAAAGAAGCATTTATTTCATTGCGCATGGAAAAAGAGCTCAGCAAAGATGAAATCTTAGAGCTGTACCTGAATAAAATCACTTTCGGTCACCGCGCTCACGGCGTTGGCGCCGCAGCACAAGTTTATTACGGTAAAGATGTGCAAGATTTAACCCTCGCGCAGATGGCAATGATCGCAGGTTTACCAAAAGCTCCGTCTACCATGAATCCTATTTCGAACCCTGAGCGCGCGCGTGAACGCCGAGCTGTGGTACTCGGTCGAATGCTGGATGAAAACGTCATTACTGAAGCTGATTATGAAGCTGCGTTAGCTGAACCCATCGACACACGTTTGCACGGCGCCGAAGTGACCATGAGTGCGCCGTATTTGGCGGAAATGGTGCGAGCCGACATGGTAGCGCGTTATGGCGAAGACGCTGCCTACAACTCTGGCTTTAAGGTTTACACTACGGTGAATGCGAAGCAGCAGCGTGCGGCACAGCGAGCGGTGCAGTTGAATTTGCATGGTTACGACGAACGTCACGGTTACCGTGGTGCGGAGCAAGTGCTTTGGCAACCAAATGAAGACGCTTGGGAAATTGATGCGATTCGTGAGTTCCTGCGTAACCAAGAATCAATTGGATTGACCGTTCCAGCGGTCGTTTTGAGTGTTTCTGAGCAATCTGCGCAGGTATTAACCGCCAGTGGCGAGCCACGCGAATTACCATGGTCAGGACTTGCTTGGGCACGTCCTTATATGCACGCTGATCGTCAAGGGCCAGCGCCGCAAGTGGCTGCAGATGTTTTGGCGCCGGGCGAACTCATCCGTATCCGTGGCACTGAGCAAGGGCTTCGCTTAGCACAAATACCAGAGCCAAGTGGCGCCATTATTTCACTGCGCCCGCAGGACGGTAGTATCGCTGCCGCGGTGGGTGGTTACAGCTTTGCTATCAGCCAATACAACCGTGCCATTCAGGCCGAACGTCAAGCTGGTTCAAACATTAAGCCGTTTATTTATTCAGCAGCGCTTGAGAACGGCTTTACGTTAGCGACGTTAGTAAACGATGCACCAATCAATCAATGGAATCCGGGTAGTGGTATTGCTTGGCGTCCGCGTAATTCACCTGATGTATACGAAGGGCCTATTCGTGTTCGCCAAGCGCTGGCGAAATCGAAGAACGTTGTATCGGTGCGCTTGATGCGTTCGATGGGCATTGATACGACGGTTGAGTATTTAACGCGGTTTGGCTTTGCCATTGATGAATTGCCACGCAACGAGTCGTTGTCGCTCGGTTCAGCCTCCATGACGCCATTAGAAGTCGCACGCGGCTACGCGGTGTTTGCAAATGGCGGTTACTTGGTTAATCCATACTTTATTGAACGTATTGTCGATAACAACGACGAGGTGGTTTATACCGCTCGTCCAGCGGTTGCTTGCGTACTTTGTGAAGAAGAAACACGAGAAGTGGTGCAAGCACCGCAAGTTATCTCTGAGCAGAATGCTTACTTAGTTACTGAAGCGATGAATTCAGCAGTATGGGGTGGCGGTAGCTGGCAGCATCGTACTGGTTGGAATGGTACTGCATGGCGAATTCAACGCTCAAAACCAATTGTCGATTTAGCAGGGCGTAACATTGTCGGCAAAACAGGTACTACGAACGATGTCAAAGATACCTGGTTCTCTGGGTTTGTGAGTGGTCTTGTGACAACCGCATGGGTTGGTTTTGATAACCTTGAGCGTGCACTTGGTAGTACCACGATGAATGAGAATCTCGACAGTAATGAGCAGCCAATTTCAGGCACTGAGGCAGGTGCGAAAACGGCACTGCCGATGTGGATTGATTACATGGAAACGGCGCTTGAAGATGCCACGATTGAGCCATTCCAAGTACCACCAGGTTTGGTGATGGCGCGCATTGACTTGGCGACAGGCAAGCTTAGTCGTAAAAATGACTATACCACGCGATTCGAATATTTCTTGCCTGGCACGGCGCCGACAGAGTATGCAGATGCGAAGTCGTCGTCAAAAAATATCTTTAGTGACGACGACTCGATTTTCTAA
- a CDS encoding PilN domain-containing protein, whose amino-acid sequence MAHVNLLPWRETARQRAKTRFGIHAGVAVGIAGIIFGAAYMVIGDYKSYQQRRNNFLQSQIQILDAQIAEINSINKKKQEILNRIKLIQSLHEDRNTAITIFNELTERTPDGVYLHSLEKRDLQLIISGRSISNNRVSEFLRDLKSSAVFADPELRNVVSASSGSRSRARGIDANSDYDAFSLVVTIVPPTTTEAKK is encoded by the coding sequence ATGGCACATGTAAACCTACTCCCTTGGCGCGAAACAGCTCGCCAACGCGCGAAAACCCGCTTCGGCATTCATGCTGGTGTCGCCGTTGGTATTGCCGGAATTATCTTTGGTGCTGCCTACATGGTCATTGGTGATTACAAGAGCTACCAGCAGCGGCGTAATAACTTCTTACAGTCACAAATTCAAATTCTTGATGCACAAATTGCTGAAATCAACAGCATTAACAAGAAGAAACAAGAAATTTTGAATCGGATTAAGCTGATTCAATCGCTGCATGAAGATCGGAATACAGCCATTACTATCTTTAATGAATTGACTGAGCGTACGCCAGATGGGGTTTATCTGCATTCACTTGAAAAACGCGATTTGCAGCTGATCATTAGTGGTCGTAGCATCTCAAATAATCGAGTTTCTGAATTTTTACGTGATTTGAAATCATCTGCCGTATTCGCCGATCCCGAATTACGCAATGTTGTTTCAGCGAGCTCAGGTTCGCGCAGCAGAGCACGCGGCATTGACGCGAACTCAGATTACGATGCATTTTCATTGGTGGTGACGATTGTTCCACCAACAACCACGGAGGCGAAGAAATAA